From one Bacteroides eggerthii genomic stretch:
- a CDS encoding YeiH family protein: protein MASTRTFAKSVNLPFLQDNNKIIYVSLLIILSFFLFLDYIPGMHAYSAWVTPPVALFLGLAFALLCGQAHPKFNKKTSKYLLQYSVVGLGFGMNLQASLASGKEGMEFTIISVIGTLLIGWVIGRKFLKVDRDTSYLISSGTAICGGSAIAAVGPVLKAKDSEMSVALGTIFILNAVALFIFPAIGHALNMSQQEFGTWAAIAIHDTSSVVGAGAAYGEEALKIATTIKLTRALWIIPLAIATSFIFKSKGQKISIPWFIFFFVLAMIVNTYVLSLSETGMLIGAGINSIARKTLTITLFFIGASLSRDVLKAVGVKPLVQGILLWIVISFSTLVYIYWF, encoded by the coding sequence ATGGCTTCAACTCGAACATTTGCAAAAAGTGTTAATCTGCCTTTTTTGCAGGACAACAACAAAATTATTTACGTTTCACTTCTTATCATTCTTTCTTTCTTCCTATTTCTTGATTATATTCCGGGAATGCATGCTTATTCCGCTTGGGTTACTCCACCGGTAGCTTTATTCCTTGGTCTGGCGTTTGCTTTGCTATGCGGACAGGCACATCCTAAGTTTAATAAAAAAACGTCCAAGTATCTGTTGCAGTATTCGGTAGTAGGATTGGGATTCGGCATGAACTTGCAGGCTTCACTTGCTTCCGGTAAGGAAGGAATGGAATTTACGATTATCTCTGTGATAGGTACGTTACTTATCGGTTGGGTCATTGGTCGTAAGTTTTTGAAAGTGGATCGTGATACTTCCTATCTGATCAGTTCGGGTACGGCTATTTGTGGTGGTAGTGCTATTGCTGCTGTGGGGCCGGTGCTGAAAGCAAAAGATAGTGAAATGTCTGTGGCTTTGGGTACGATTTTTATCTTGAATGCAGTGGCTTTGTTTATATTTCCTGCAATAGGGCATGCCTTGAATATGAGTCAGCAAGAGTTTGGTACATGGGCTGCTATTGCTATCCATGACACCAGTTCGGTGGTTGGTGCAGGTGCTGCCTATGGTGAAGAAGCTCTGAAGATTGCCACTACTATCAAACTGACTCGTGCTCTTTGGATTATTCCATTGGCAATCGCGACTTCATTTATTTTTAAGAGTAAGGGACAAAAGATTAGCATTCCTTGGTTTATCTTCTTCTTTGTTTTGGCAATGATTGTCAATACCTATGTGCTGAGCCTTTCAGAAACAGGTATGTTGATTGGTGCGGGAATCAATAGTATTGCCCGTAAAACATTGACAATAACTTTATTCTTTATCGGCGCTTCCTTGTCGCGTGATGTCCTGAAAGCAGTAGGGGTTAAGCCGCTTGTACAAGGTATATTGCTGTGGATAGTTATTAGTTTCAGTACACTGGTTTATATTTATTGGTTTTGA
- a CDS encoding LysR family transcriptional regulator codes for MSDFRLKVFQSVAKNLSFTKASQELFVSQPAITKHIQELEAAYQTRLFDRQGSRISLTEAGKLLLEHCERILEDYKRLEYEMHLLHNEYTGGLKLGASTTVAQYVLPPLLASFIGKFPHVNLSLLNGNSREIEAALQEHRIDLGFVEGVFRLPNIKYTTFLKDELVAVVRTGSKLAIGEEITPEELLHLPLVLRERGSGTLDVFERALQQHNIKLSSLQVLMYLGSTESIKLFLEHTDCLGIVSIRSITRELYSGQLRVVEIKDMPMLRDFSFAQPQGQESGLAQVFMQFAMHYNNKL; via the coding sequence GTGAGTGATTTTCGTTTAAAAGTGTTCCAGTCTGTTGCGAAGAACCTGAGCTTTACGAAAGCTTCGCAAGAATTGTTTGTCAGCCAGCCTGCAATAACCAAGCATATACAAGAACTGGAAGCCGCTTATCAAACTCGTCTGTTTGACCGGCAAGGTAGCAGAATTTCGTTGACTGAGGCAGGCAAATTGCTTTTGGAACACTGTGAACGAATTCTGGAAGATTATAAACGGCTGGAATATGAAATGCATTTGCTGCATAATGAGTACACCGGCGGTTTGAAGCTGGGGGCCAGTACTACTGTTGCCCAGTATGTATTGCCGCCTTTGCTCGCCAGTTTTATCGGTAAGTTTCCTCATGTTAATTTGTCGTTGCTGAACGGCAATTCCAGAGAGATAGAGGCTGCTTTGCAGGAACATCGCATTGACTTGGGATTTGTTGAAGGCGTGTTTCGTTTGCCTAATATCAAATATACCACTTTTTTGAAAGACGAGTTGGTGGCGGTGGTCCGTACGGGTAGTAAACTTGCCATCGGGGAGGAGATAACTCCCGAGGAACTGTTGCATCTGCCTTTAGTGCTTCGCGAAAGAGGTTCGGGGACATTGGATGTCTTCGAGCGCGCTTTGCAACAACATAATATAAAGTTATCCTCTTTGCAGGTTTTGATGTATTTGGGAAGTACGGAAAGTATCAAGTTGTTTTTGGAGCATACGGATTGTTTAGGGATTGTTTCCATCCGTTCCATTACTCGTGAACTGTATTCAGGGCAATTGCGTGTTGTTGAAATTAAGGATATGCCTATGTTGCGCGACTTTAGTTTTGCGCAACCTCAGGGACAGGAAAGCGGCTTGGCGCAAGTATTCATGCAGTTTGCAATGCATTATAACAATAAATTATAG
- a CDS encoding DUF6621 family protein → MENTRIKLSETVMVIDAAYLNFVINDLKKYFEPLLGRSLQRADLALFTMCLAMDAGVKEGSNDVQILLVYDEQSGKLEDCLPSDLKSELDGMAFKGPLGEFCFMAVSSEGFVSRGELYLDLLHIVLNSAEVKKLIVVPFNEEYGEEVENVLKESAVESAGQKGNAKDIVFFRMEKPVTPVAYRWEILGYPLMSALGIRSEDLQNN, encoded by the coding sequence ATGGAGAATACTCGAATAAAACTTTCCGAAACGGTAATGGTGATAGATGCAGCCTACCTGAATTTTGTTATAAATGACTTGAAAAAGTATTTTGAACCGTTGCTGGGCCGTTCTTTACAGAGGGCTGACTTGGCACTATTTACCATGTGTCTGGCAATGGATGCCGGGGTGAAAGAGGGGAGTAATGATGTGCAAATACTTTTGGTGTATGATGAGCAGTCCGGGAAGCTGGAAGATTGTTTGCCGTCCGATTTGAAAAGTGAATTGGATGGGATGGCTTTCAAAGGTCCCTTAGGGGAATTTTGTTTTATGGCTGTGTCTTCAGAAGGGTTTGTATCCCGAGGGGAGTTGTATCTTGATTTATTGCATATAGTCTTGAATTCCGCCGAGGTGAAAAAGTTGATTGTCGTGCCTTTTAATGAAGAGTATGGTGAGGAAGTTGAAAATGTACTGAAAGAGTCGGCAGTAGAAAGTGCAGGACAAAAAGGAAATGCAAAAGACATTGTTTTTTTCCGGATGGAAAAGCCGGTAACTCCGGTTGCTTACCGTTGGGAGATTTTGGGATATCCGTTGATGTCGGCGTTAGGTATAAGGAGTGAGGATTTGCAGAATAATTAA
- the clpB gene encoding ATP-dependent chaperone ClpB, translating into MNFNNFTIKAQEAVQTAVNLTQTRGQQAIEPVHLLQSVMKVGENVTNFIFQKLGMNGQQIALVLDKQIDSLPKVSGGEPYLSRETNEVFQKATQYSKEMNDEFVSLEPILLALLNVKSTASTILKDAGMTEKELRNAINELRKGEKVTSQSSEDTYQSLEKYAINLNEAARSGKLDPVIGRDEEIRRVLQILSRRTKNNPILIGEPGTGKTAIVEGLAHRILRGDVPENLKNKQVYSLDMGALVAGAKYKGEFEERLKAVINEVKKSEGDIILFIDEIHTLVGAGKGEGAMDAANILKPALARGELRSIGATTLDEYQKYFEKDKALERRFQIVMVNEPDTLSTISILRGLKERYENHHHVRIKDDAIIAAVELSNRYITDRFLPDKAIDLMDEAAAKLRMEVDSVPEELDEISRKIKQLEIEREAIKRENDRPKLEQIGKELAELKEQEKSYKAKWQSEKTLVNKIQQNKIEIENLKFEADKAEREGDYGKVAEIRYGKLQALNQEIEETQQKLHEMQGDKAMIKEEVDAEDIADVVSRWTGIPVSKMLQSEKDKLLHLEDELHQRVIGQDEAIEAVSDAVRRSRAGLQDPKRPIGSFLFLGTTGVGKTELAKALAEFLFDDETMMTRIDMSEYQEKHSVSRLVGAPPGYVGYDEGGQLTEAVRRKPYSVVLFDEIEKAHPDVFNILLQVLDDGRLTDNKGRTVNFKNTIIIMTSNMGSGYIQSQMEKLNGSNKEEIVEETKKEVMNMLKKTIRPEFLNRIDETIMFLPLTETEIKQIVVLQIKSVQKMLSGNGVELELTDAAIDFLANAGYDPEFGARPVKRAIQHYLLNDLSKKLLSQEVDRNKPITVDANATKNGLIFRN; encoded by the coding sequence ATGAACTTTAACAACTTTACTATCAAAGCGCAAGAAGCCGTACAAACGGCTGTAAACCTGACGCAAACGCGGGGGCAACAAGCCATTGAACCCGTACACCTGCTTCAGAGCGTAATGAAAGTGGGCGAAAATGTCACCAACTTCATCTTCCAGAAATTAGGAATGAACGGACAGCAAATCGCACTTGTACTTGACAAGCAAATAGATTCATTACCTAAAGTATCAGGTGGAGAACCTTATCTAAGTCGCGAAACGAACGAAGTCTTTCAAAAAGCCACCCAGTACTCTAAAGAGATGAACGACGAGTTTGTTTCATTGGAACCCATTCTGCTGGCTTTGCTCAATGTAAAGAGCACCGCTTCCACAATCCTCAAAGATGCCGGAATGACGGAAAAAGAATTGCGAAATGCAATCAATGAATTACGAAAAGGCGAAAAAGTAACGTCACAGTCCAGTGAAGACACTTATCAATCATTGGAGAAGTATGCCATTAACCTGAACGAAGCAGCTCGAAGCGGTAAACTGGATCCTGTAATCGGACGTGACGAGGAGATCCGCCGGGTGTTGCAAATCCTGAGCCGCCGTACCAAAAACAACCCTATATTGATAGGCGAGCCGGGTACAGGTAAAACAGCGATTGTAGAAGGTCTTGCCCACCGTATACTACGAGGTGACGTACCCGAAAACCTAAAAAACAAACAGGTATATTCACTGGACATGGGCGCACTGGTTGCAGGAGCCAAATATAAAGGTGAATTCGAAGAACGTCTGAAAGCAGTCATCAATGAAGTGAAGAAATCGGAAGGGGATATCATCCTGTTCATCGATGAAATCCACACATTGGTAGGTGCCGGTAAGGGAGAAGGGGCCATGGATGCCGCCAACATTCTGAAACCGGCCCTGGCACGCGGAGAATTGCGGAGCATTGGCGCCACCACCCTTGATGAGTATCAGAAATACTTTGAAAAGGATAAAGCGTTAGAACGCCGTTTTCAAATTGTCATGGTAAACGAACCGGATACGTTGAGCACCATTTCCATTCTTCGTGGTTTGAAAGAACGTTACGAAAATCACCACCACGTGCGGATTAAAGATGATGCCATTATCGCCGCTGTAGAACTGAGCAACCGCTACATCACCGACCGTTTTCTACCGGACAAGGCTATCGACCTAATGGATGAAGCTGCTGCCAAGCTCCGTATGGAAGTAGATTCCGTACCGGAAGAGTTAGATGAGATTTCACGTAAGATCAAGCAGCTGGAGATTGAACGCGAAGCCATTAAACGTGAAAACGACCGGCCCAAACTGGAACAAATCGGTAAAGAACTTGCAGAACTGAAAGAACAGGAAAAATCCTATAAAGCAAAGTGGCAAAGCGAAAAAACGCTGGTCAACAAGATTCAGCAAAACAAGATAGAGATAGAGAACCTGAAGTTTGAAGCCGACAAAGCGGAACGTGAAGGTGATTACGGAAAGGTTGCCGAAATACGTTATGGCAAACTGCAAGCCCTGAACCAAGAAATTGAAGAAACGCAACAAAAGTTGCACGAAATGCAAGGTGACAAGGCTATGATTAAAGAAGAAGTCGATGCCGAAGATATTGCCGATGTAGTTTCCCGCTGGACAGGCATACCGGTAAGCAAGATGTTGCAGAGCGAAAAGGATAAGCTGCTGCATCTGGAAGACGAGTTACACCAACGGGTCATCGGTCAGGACGAAGCCATTGAAGCCGTATCCGATGCCGTACGCCGCAGCCGCGCAGGATTGCAAGATCCCAAACGTCCTATCGGTTCGTTCCTCTTCCTCGGCACTACCGGTGTGGGCAAGACGGAGCTTGCCAAAGCGCTTGCCGAATTCCTGTTCGATGACGAAACGATGATGACACGTATCGACATGAGCGAGTATCAAGAGAAGCACAGCGTCTCCCGTTTGGTCGGAGCGCCTCCGGGATACGTAGGATATGATGAAGGTGGTCAGTTGACGGAAGCCGTTCGTCGCAAGCCCTACTCTGTCGTGTTGTTCGATGAAATCGAGAAAGCCCATCCGGATGTATTCAACATCTTACTGCAAGTGTTGGACGACGGACGTTTGACGGATAATAAGGGACGTACTGTGAACTTCAAGAACACCATTATCATCATGACCTCCAACATGGGAAGCGGATACATTCAAAGCCAAATGGAAAAGCTGAATGGTTCTAACAAAGAAGAAATTGTGGAAGAGACCAAAAAGGAGGTAATGAATATGTTGAAGAAGACCATCCGTCCGGAATTTCTGAACCGTATCGACGAAACCATCATGTTCCTGCCACTGACGGAAACGGAAATCAAACAGATCGTTGTACTCCAAATCAAGAGTGTGCAGAAAATGCTGTCCGGTAATGGTGTAGAACTTGAATTGACTGATGCCGCCATAGACTTCCTTGCCAATGCAGGATATGACCCTGAATTCGGCGCCCGCCCGGTAAAACGTGCCATACAGCACTACTTGCTGAACGACCTGTCCAAAAAACTATTGTCGCAGGAAGTAGACCGCAACAAGCCCATTACTGTGGATGCAAATGCCACGAAAAATGGATTGATATTCAGAAACTAA
- a CDS encoding DegT/DnrJ/EryC1/StrS family aminotransferase: MDKRIYLCLAHMSGKEQDFIREAFDTNWVVPLGPNVNGFEQDLETFVGENKHVVALSAGTAAVHLSLLACGVGVGDEVMVQSFTFCASSHPVTYLGATPVFVDSEEDTWNMDPQLLDMAIADRIAKTGKKPKAIVPVYLYGMPAKLDEIMAVADKYDIPVIEDAAEGFGSRYKGRMCGTFGKFGVLSFNGNKMITTSGGGALICPDAESKKEIMFYATQAREAYPYYQHERIGYNYRMSNICAGIGRGQMTVAADHINHHKVVCSLYQELLKDVKGIRLHVNPSADYDSNYWLNTVLLDEGLHVVGEEHAYEEKVQGVVGGAAGVTHEVCSAHTACEPNLNVEAMRVWLDRSGIESRPLWKPMHKQPVYKDTPAYTNGVSEQLFKQGLCLPSGPMVTEDDVRYIVAKMKEGMVG, encoded by the coding sequence ATGGACAAACGAATTTATCTTTGCCTAGCTCACATGAGTGGCAAGGAGCAGGACTTCATACGCGAAGCTTTCGATACAAACTGGGTTGTTCCACTCGGTCCGAATGTAAATGGCTTTGAACAGGATTTGGAGACTTTTGTAGGTGAGAATAAACATGTGGTGGCTTTGTCTGCCGGTACGGCTGCTGTACATCTGTCACTTTTAGCATGCGGTGTAGGCGTGGGTGATGAAGTAATGGTACAAAGTTTTACGTTCTGCGCATCATCCCATCCTGTGACTTATCTGGGGGCTACTCCTGTATTTGTAGATTCTGAAGAGGATACATGGAATATGGATCCTCAACTGCTTGATATGGCAATAGCTGACCGTATTGCCAAGACAGGTAAGAAGCCGAAGGCTATTGTGCCGGTTTATCTGTATGGCATGCCTGCCAAACTGGATGAAATAATGGCTGTTGCCGATAAATATGATATTCCGGTGATAGAGGATGCCGCCGAAGGTTTTGGAAGTCGGTACAAAGGTCGGATGTGTGGTACTTTTGGCAAATTTGGGGTGCTTTCATTCAACGGTAATAAGATGATCACCACCTCGGGTGGCGGTGCATTGATCTGTCCGGATGCTGAGAGTAAGAAGGAAATCATGTTCTATGCTACACAGGCCCGCGAGGCATATCCTTATTATCAGCACGAACGTATCGGTTACAATTATCGTATGAGTAATATTTGTGCCGGTATCGGTCGCGGCCAGATGACTGTGGCTGCTGATCATATCAATCATCATAAGGTAGTTTGCTCGCTTTATCAGGAGTTGTTGAAAGATGTAAAGGGGATTAGGTTACATGTCAATCCTTCTGCGGATTATGACAGCAACTATTGGTTGAATACGGTATTGTTGGATGAGGGACTACATGTAGTAGGCGAGGAGCATGCTTATGAGGAGAAGGTTCAGGGCGTTGTTGGCGGTGCTGCAGGTGTTACACATGAGGTTTGCTCTGCGCATACGGCTTGTGAACCTAATCTTAATGTGGAGGCAATGCGTGTATGGCTTGACAGGTCTGGTATTGAAAGCCGTCCTCTTTGGAAACCCATGCATAAGCAACCTGTTTATAAGGATACCCCTGCTTATACGAATGGGGTTAGTGAACAGTTATTTAAACAGGGTTTGTGTTTGCCGAGTGGCCCGATGGTGACTGAAGATGATGTACGATATATTGTTGCGAAGATGAAAGAGGGGATGGTAGGTTAA
- a CDS encoding acetyltransferase — protein sequence MYLYGASGHAKVIIDILRANHEPIEALFDDSEKLYQLLNYPVLHSGEVRGPLIISIGNNSVRKKIAEGVNVIFGKAFHPSAIISEEAKIDVGTVVMQGAIIQSEVKIGKHCIINTGASVDHECILNDFVHISPHCTLCGNVEIGEGTWIGAGSTIIPGVKVGKWSVVGAGSVVTKDIPDGVLAVGNRCKIIKNIVL from the coding sequence ATGTATTTATATGGTGCCAGTGGTCATGCAAAAGTGATCATTGATATTCTTCGTGCTAATCATGAGCCTATTGAAGCATTATTTGATGATAGTGAAAAGCTTTATCAACTTCTTAATTATCCCGTATTACATTCGGGAGAAGTCCGAGGTCCATTGATTATCAGCATAGGAAATAACAGTGTTAGGAAGAAAATAGCAGAGGGAGTGAACGTTATTTTTGGTAAAGCCTTTCATCCTTCGGCTATAATTTCAGAAGAAGCTAAAATAGATGTGGGTACAGTAGTGATGCAAGGAGCAATAATACAGTCTGAAGTCAAAATAGGCAAGCATTGTATAATTAATACTGGTGCTTCAGTTGATCATGAATGTATCTTAAATGATTTTGTCCATATTTCTCCGCATTGCACGCTTTGTGGCAATGTAGAAATAGGGGAAGGTACATGGATTGGTGCAGGTTCAACTATCATTCCTGGTGTGAAGGTTGGGAAATGGAGCGTTGTTGGTGCTGGTTCGGTCGTAACGAAAGATATTCCAGATGGGGTATTGGCTGTGGGAAATAGGTGTAAGATTATTAAAAATATAGTTTTATAA
- a CDS encoding sugar transferase — protein MYSSFFKRLIDLIIVFCMLAIIGPILFLITLWLHFANKGAGAFFTQERPGRNGKIFKVIKFKTMTDERDVNGDLLPDEQRLTKVGKLIRSTSVDELPQLINVLKGDMALIGPRPLLPQYLPLYNKEQARRHEVRPGITGWAQVNGRNAISWAKKFELDVWYVDHCSFILDLRIIVLTIKKVFVREGISSETSATMEPFTGNN, from the coding sequence ATGTATTCTTCTTTTTTCAAGAGATTGATAGATCTTATCATTGTATTCTGTATGTTGGCTATTATTGGGCCAATATTATTTCTTATTACTTTATGGCTACATTTTGCTAATAAAGGAGCGGGAGCATTTTTTACTCAAGAACGCCCTGGAAGAAATGGTAAGATATTCAAAGTTATCAAATTCAAAACGATGACTGATGAACGAGATGTGAATGGTGATTTATTACCGGACGAGCAGCGCTTGACGAAGGTGGGAAAGTTGATTCGTTCTACTTCTGTAGATGAATTACCGCAATTAATAAATGTGTTGAAAGGTGATATGGCTTTAATTGGTCCTCGTCCTTTGCTTCCTCAATATCTTCCTCTGTATAATAAAGAGCAAGCACGTAGACATGAAGTTCGTCCCGGTATTACGGGCTGGGCACAAGTGAACGGACGTAATGCTATTAGTTGGGCAAAAAAGTTTGAGCTGGATGTTTGGTATGTAGATCATTGCTCTTTTATACTTGATTTGAGAATCATTGTTTTAACAATTAAGAAAGTGTTTGTAAGAGAAGGGATCAGCTCTGAGACTTCGGCAACAATGGAGCCTTTTACTGGAAATAACTAA
- a CDS encoding glycosyltransferase family 4 protein has protein sequence MKILYFHQHFTTPTQAGGTRSYELAQRLIAKGHSVCMVCGETAKLSLPETNVKGIHQGMIDGIRVIQIALPYSNKDGIDKRAWTFLKFAWRGISIALKEDYDLLFATSTPLTAGIPGIVMKLFRKKKFVFEVRDLWPELPKALGMRNPFWLWGMSALEWLSYHCADACIGLSPGICVGIKKRSQINKPIAMIPNGCDLEIFKPSLRDNLLLEGVKPTDKVVIFTGAHGVANGLDAILDAAAVLKDMGRDDIVLVFVGDGKVKPHLMERARKEQLDNCKFYAPMPKTELNKLVASADVGLMVLANVPAFYYGTSPNKFFDYISSGLPVLNNYPGWLADMIKENHLGVVVTPNDAKAFAVGLISLLDNEDYRVSCGKNARCFAESHFSRAQLGNEFVSFLESVVE, from the coding sequence ATGAAAATTCTATATTTTCATCAACATTTTACGACTCCTACTCAAGCTGGTGGTACACGTTCGTATGAGTTAGCGCAACGTTTAATAGCAAAAGGGCATTCGGTCTGTATGGTTTGCGGTGAAACGGCAAAGCTAAGTCTACCGGAAACTAATGTGAAAGGAATTCATCAAGGGATGATAGATGGCATAAGAGTTATTCAAATAGCACTACCATATTCTAATAAAGATGGGATTGATAAGAGGGCTTGGACTTTTTTGAAATTTGCTTGGAGAGGAATTTCAATAGCTTTAAAAGAGGATTACGATTTGCTTTTTGCGACCTCAACACCTCTTACGGCAGGTATTCCAGGAATTGTAATGAAATTATTTAGAAAGAAGAAATTTGTTTTTGAGGTCCGGGATTTATGGCCCGAATTGCCTAAAGCTTTGGGTATGAGGAACCCTTTTTGGTTATGGGGCATGAGTGCTTTGGAATGGTTGAGTTATCATTGTGCAGATGCTTGTATAGGGCTTTCTCCTGGTATTTGTGTGGGGATAAAAAAAAGAAGCCAGATTAATAAACCTATAGCAATGATTCCTAATGGATGTGATTTAGAAATTTTCAAACCATCCTTACGTGATAATTTGTTGTTAGAAGGAGTAAAACCTACAGATAAAGTGGTTATCTTTACAGGAGCGCATGGGGTTGCGAATGGTTTAGATGCTATTTTAGATGCAGCTGCTGTTTTAAAGGATATGGGAAGAGATGATATTGTGCTGGTATTTGTTGGAGATGGTAAAGTGAAACCGCATTTGATGGAACGAGCTCGAAAAGAGCAGTTGGATAATTGTAAATTCTATGCACCTATGCCTAAAACAGAATTAAATAAGTTGGTTGCTTCTGCTGATGTAGGTTTAATGGTTTTGGCCAATGTTCCAGCTTTCTATTATGGTACCTCTCCTAATAAATTCTTTGATTATATATCGTCAGGGTTACCTGTCTTGAATAATTATCCTGGGTGGCTTGCTGATATGATTAAAGAAAATCATTTGGGTGTTGTTGTTACTCCTAATGATGCTAAAGCATTTGCAGTTGGATTGATAAGTTTATTGGATAATGAAGATTACAGAGTATCTTGTGGTAAAAATGCCAGGTGTTTTGCTGAATCCCATTTTTCGAGGGCACAGCTAGGAAATGAATTCGTTTCATTTTTAGAATCAGTTGTTGAGTGA
- a CDS encoding heparinase II/III family protein, with translation MKKFYLYIQLLRNMGMRYFLFRCQYELRRRSGVLKIKYPVFLENEAYLSLDDWRKCVIPFLFSDRKDVVIKDVNITSLSERVRRMQDGEYCFFSSLWYNLGKDYDWLTNPDTNYKYNVSKHWTEIEDFIPEIGDIKYVWEKSRFSFLYDIIRYDQKTGKSHASFVFTQIIDWIHQNPLNCGPNYKCSQEISLRILNWVFALYYYRTDKALTEEVFDLLIRSIYGQMKHVRTNINFSRIAVRNNHAITETLTLYLIGLLFPQFPDAKEWKEKGKKWFEEEIKYQIAEDGTFLQFSMNYHRVVVQLLTLAIAVADNNGELFCKEVYERSYQSLNFLYQCQDELSGYLPNYGANDGALFFRLNDCDYRDYRPQLDALHFLLTKQNLYAITFEDRDWFYNRKNLKRCLYPKIERKQGNVTFKNGGYYIIREKDVLTFIRCGKYKERPSQADNLHIDIWYKGENILLDGGSYKYNTEKKYIKYFMGTESHNTIMLDNLDQMLKGERFVWYNWSQALDASLYETEISYIFEGKVACFSYLGKDIIHYRKLIKRKNELVWICVDIIEHKPNAMFMRQLWHTNCKNLDINAEGLNYSIKENYCANYYGIKEKCNEIVIQTKDNEIKTTIRLI, from the coding sequence AATATGAATTGCGACGTAGAAGTGGTGTGCTAAAAATAAAATATCCAGTTTTTTTGGAAAATGAAGCATATTTATCGTTAGACGATTGGAGAAAGTGTGTTATTCCATTTTTGTTTTCAGATAGAAAAGATGTAGTAATAAAAGATGTCAATATTACATCTCTGTCTGAAAGAGTGAGACGAATGCAAGATGGGGAGTACTGTTTTTTTTCTTCCCTTTGGTATAATCTTGGTAAGGATTATGATTGGTTGACAAATCCTGATACAAATTATAAATATAATGTTTCAAAGCATTGGACAGAAATTGAAGATTTTATACCTGAAATCGGGGATATTAAATACGTATGGGAAAAGTCTCGTTTCTCATTTCTTTATGATATTATTCGATATGATCAAAAAACAGGCAAAAGTCATGCAAGTTTTGTTTTTACTCAAATAATAGATTGGATTCATCAAAATCCTCTGAATTGTGGTCCTAATTATAAATGTAGCCAAGAGATTTCTTTACGCATTTTGAATTGGGTTTTTGCTCTTTATTACTATCGGACAGATAAAGCATTGACTGAAGAAGTTTTTGACTTGCTTATTAGGTCGATTTATGGACAAATGAAGCACGTTCGTACGAATATTAATTTTTCAAGAATTGCGGTTCGCAATAATCATGCCATAACAGAGACATTGACCTTATATCTAATAGGCCTATTGTTTCCTCAATTTCCAGACGCTAAAGAGTGGAAAGAAAAAGGAAAGAAATGGTTTGAGGAAGAAATCAAATATCAAATAGCGGAGGATGGTACATTTTTACAGTTTAGTATGAACTACCACCGGGTTGTTGTTCAATTACTCACTTTGGCTATAGCGGTTGCAGACAATAATGGTGAATTATTTTGTAAAGAGGTGTATGAGCGGAGTTATCAATCATTGAACTTTTTGTACCAATGCCAAGATGAATTAAGTGGGTATTTACCAAATTATGGTGCAAATGATGGGGCTTTATTTTTTAGATTGAATGATTGTGATTATAGAGATTATCGTCCACAGTTAGATGCTTTACATTTTTTGTTGACTAAGCAAAATCTATATGCTATTACTTTTGAAGATAGAGATTGGTTCTATAACAGAAAGAATTTAAAGCGTTGTCTGTATCCTAAAATTGAAAGAAAGCAGGGGAATGTCACATTTAAGAATGGAGGCTATTATATTATAAGGGAGAAAGATGTCTTGACTTTTATAAGATGTGGAAAGTATAAAGAACGTCCTTCGCAAGCTGATAATTTGCATATAGATATTTGGTATAAAGGTGAAAATATATTGTTAGATGGGGGATCATATAAATACAATACAGAAAAGAAATATATAAAATATTTTATGGGAACAGAATCTCATAATACTATTATGCTTGATAATTTAGACCAAATGCTTAAGGGAGAGAGATTTGTTTGGTATAACTGGTCGCAAGCATTAGATGCATCACTCTATGAAACAGAAATATCCTATATTTTTGAAGGAAAAGTAGCCTGTTTTTCATATTTAGGTAAAGACATAATACACTATAGGAAATTAATAAAGCGGAAGAATGAATTGGTTTGGATATGTGTAGACATAATAGAGCATAAGCCGAACGCAATGTTTATGCGGCAGCTATGGCATACAAACTGTAAAAATTTAGATATTAATGCAGAAGGGCTTAATTATTCTATAAAAGAAAATTATTGTGCTAATTACTATGGAATAAAAGAAAAATGTAATGAAATAGTAATACAGACAAAAGATAATGAAATAAAAACTACAATTAGATTAATATAA